Part of the Nicotiana sylvestris chromosome 5, ASM39365v2, whole genome shotgun sequence genome is shown below.
TATTAGCATTGTTCTTTATCTATCTTTAGTGTTGTTCTACTTGGCCAATATTGACATTATGCTCGAAGTTTTCTCCTTTTCACACTGAAGACAATAATAAAGCTAACATTTTTGTTATGAAGAAGAATCAAATGACTATATTATTTCATCACATTGCAAAATCCCATATAcaaaagaacaaagaatcaaTACAATAACATTTCATCATTCAAGCAAATCCAAAGTCTCAAGCTTCTTAATGCCTTAATACAGCAAACAACGACACGAGCAAAGAAGTTCCAATCAAAGCACCAGAAACCGGCAATGAGAAACCCGCCCCAGCATCAGGCGACGGAGCTGGTGCAAGACTAGGCTCCTGAGCCGAAACAGTAACAACAACGAAAAAGACGAAAATCACGAACGCCTTAATGATGCTAACAGAAGCCATTTTGATGAAGAAATGAAGAGATTTTATTTATAGTGATTTTGAAAATTGAATGGAGAAGGAGAGATTTATTCACAATTCACAAAATGATGGTGAAAATGAAGAGTGGAAAATGGAGTATATTTATAGTAGTAAGGCAACAAAATGGACAGCTAGTAAAGAGATGGATTTGTTGAAAAAACAGCTCAGATATTGGAGATGACAGGCTATAAGATTAGTGTGGTGAACTGGCCATGTTATTAGCCAGTAAAGAGACGTTGTGAAAGATTCCCACTCGTTGATTATATAATTAAGATACTATTTGAAAAGGTAATATATCATCATAATTGCAGGCATTAATATAATTTTAAAATCTGTTACATTTTAGATTGATTTCAAATGTTGCTTTTATGTATTCTCTTTCATCATGACCTAATATTTATGTGAATTAAATTAACGTCTCAAATTTCTTGTTGATTCAAATAACGTTTGATAAAATTAATTAAGATAGTAAatgtgaaaaaggaaaaaaaaataagacGGACAAAAAGTCTCATTGGGCCTTTATGCCATACGGGGTAAGTGAACATATAGCCATTTTCAGGGAGAAAATTCAAAAGTAGTTATATTTACACgtggtcattgaaaaatagccacaatttcaaaagtcattgaaatttagccactttttatgtaaagataaatctgaacgaaaatactgttcaaaatccggaaaatattctagtatattatgctggaagtccaatatattatgctggaagtccagtatattaAACTGgaattccaatataatataccgatccaacataatatgctggaagttcatacacaggtgctccaatctccagtatattatgttatAGTTTTTCGTGTgctagagttccagcataatatgttggaagtccatacacaagtgcaccaatctccagtatattatgttggaactttccgtgttgcagcacaataatggctatttttcaatgactttgcaaacgctggctattttttaattaccagtGCGAAAACTAGCTAGCCCATGCTATTTTTACCATTTTCAGGGATGCTATTTAGGGATTAGCCAATATTTATTTTGTCTTgcaattttaaactaaaaatcttaatttcaggataattttgtcataaaaattaaactaaaactaaaaatcAAGATACACTATTTAATTCTTAATTAGCGACCTTTAAAGTGActacctggtgtcatttctacTGCGAACTGCACGATGATGAGTCTGTAGACTTTAGAGACTACAGACTTTAACGTCTGTTCCTGTAGTGACGGCCCCCATGAAAACGACTTTAATGAAGCTATCTCTACGAGAAATatatattactccctccgttccaatttatgtgaacttgtttgactgagtacggagtttaagaaaaaataaaattttttgaaatttgtggtcctaaacaaattAAAAGGggacccagagtatttgtgtggttataaaaacttctcattaaggataaaattgtaagtttaagctaaattatttccaaatttagaaaggggtcattcttttggaacggaccaaaaaggaaataggttcacataaactggaacggagggagtattagctattctaaaaaataataattgataAAATATACTATAAAATAATAACCGATAAAATCTAGACCAATCAATTTTGTATTTTGCTCTACTTCAACGCGTTTACCCATTTTGTGCCATACAGCTCTCTCGTCATGGGCCCATAGCCCATTACTTATTTGGCCCACAGAAGGAATAAGCATCGAATAAAGCCCATTATGTTCCCATTTCACTAGGAGAGAAAAATACAACatgaataaaaattaaaattcgaGTGGTCTAGATTCATACCCACAATTTCTCAGCATTTTCGCGGGAATCTAACCTTTCAGCCAACAAATCAGAAGCTTCCACGTGTTAAAGTTGCTACACTTTATGCCACGTAAGATAATCATAATAAAGCTTCCATCACACGATTGGATATAAGTCAGAAAAGCAGCTTCTGGAACAAGCCTTTTCCCTTTGACAGCCCACACAAACGCTCCCCTTTTCCCTCCAATATAAAGTAGTCCAACCATATTACTACtataaaaacacacacacacacactatgcTGCAAAAAAACATTTTATTCCTACAAATTTATTCACTTTTGTACTACTATCTCAAAGCTTTAGTAGAAAAGAATTACTATCTTGTAATCTCTAGATTTGTAGCACGTACGTATCGTCGATAATATTTAACTTTTTATTTTCATTGTTACAAATCTGTTTACAATCGCAACTGTTGTTATAGTCAACAGGGTTGAAACATTCAATAAAAACTTCGACCGTCACCTATATTTACGTCATTGTTGAATTGATGGAGGGGGTAGATAGTGATTGCGAGGTGGTGGAAGAAGGATGCATGACTCCGAGGCGTGACACGTGTAGGATAATGGTGAATTCTTTGTGCCCGCCGCCGCCGCCGAAAAAGAAACGAGTTTATGTCAAACAACAGCGTCCTCCGCCTAAGGAAGGTTATTTTCATCCACCTGATCTTGAGCTTTTCTTTGCCATTGTAAGGAGAGAGGCTTGTGCTTAAATATTGGTTCTTtaattaaaaagaagaaaagaaaaaaaaaggtaaacGGCTCGTTTTGGTACTctttttgtagtatatattgcaGCAATATGAAGGTATATAGATAGTATGTTTGCTCTGTTTTTTAAAGTGTCTCAGATTTTGTACAATGTAGAAATTGGCTTAGCATCACGGGCGGAGCTAGTATGTGATTAACGGGTTCGGCCGAAACTAATATCATTGGTCCAAATTAAGTAATTGTTATAAGAAATTCATTGAATTTATacaattattaatttagaatttaGTAACTTAAAAGAATTTGAATCTCGAACCTATAGGTTTCAAATCCTGGCTCCGCTTTGGGTCTAGCATTCTGTTATGCCTGTTGCGCCTATTGGGAAAGCTCTATCTTATCTTTTTGGGCGAACAAACAAAACTGACCTTGTTTGTGCAATTATCATTTAGGGgcgggcatatatcgggtaaaatcgATAACCCGAATTGTTAATTATTTAATGagttatcggtattgggttaacggttcggtaacgggtaattttttttattgggttatcggttcgggctcaGTTTGGCAATTCTGTTGGGTAAAATTGATAACCCAATAAGGGTTAACTAATTTACTAGTTTACTCTTAAGTATATACATACTAGGGTTTCATATACATAGTTCTGACTTCTCAGTTTCTCCGCCTCACACCTTGTCGCCCTCACCAGTTCTCCGCCAGATGGATTACCTTTGCTTGCAAATTCAACCACTGATTTTTAAATCAAAGTTTTTCTTGGAAGACTCAAGTCAAGTTGCACTAAGATGGAACTTTAACTGGTTGTTCTGTTACTCAATCAGATGATGTGGGTGCTTTTGGCAGCAAGAAAATCTTATAATTTGAAGAAACATTTTCTATCAAAAGAATATTGTTCAATTGAAAAGGAGAACGAATGCCAATATATCTAAGCAACGTAAAACAAAATTGTTCTCATTTGCAGAATCTGTTTTAgtttatcttatcgggtaaaccgataaccgaaccgataatgaacaataaccgattaaccgataaccaatatcttatcggtttatcatatttgtaaaccgataactgATAGGTAAAATCCATAaatattcataaccgaaccgaccgatgcccacccctattATCATTGACTCCaaactgaaaaaataaataaataaacgaTTTACCCCAAAGTCCGAAAAAATCCAGTAAACTTGGACAGAAGCAGTGGTCCAACACTTATTTCTAGCATTCTACTTGGGCCTAGAGTGAACTCTGTTTTCTACAAAAAGCCCATTTAACCAGTTTGTAGCATGCTCATTTTGTAAATTTAACGACCAAAGACAGAGtttaagggatttttacctagctatactatattagaaatttatttacctatattttttatgttttacaGTTTTTAATAAGTATCTAGATTTTTCTTACAAATTGTATACATTGCTTTTTAAAAAGCTTTCAcccattattagtgccttcaattacATCCATTCCTTTTAACCCCCTCTccttttctctctcctttttttcttaTATCAAAATTCCTTAATCTACACCTAGAATCTTCATCCTCTCCCTTCCCGCCATTACTGACAgctttatattattaaaaaaaattaaaattgtatGATAATTGTATCATAATTGTATTTGAATTGTATCAGATACATAAATTCCTAAAACATAAATGTATCATACTTGTATTACAATTGCATCTAACTTGTATCAGGTATATTAATACCTAAAATAATACATGATACAGtactaataaattaatatataattttcataTTTGTGATACAAAATGTGAAATTCGTCACGAACTCATAACCGCTCGTAACAATATACAATGAATATACAATTATCATTCATTTGTAATACAATTCCTGCAATAATTATGATgcatatacaattataatacaatcgCGATACAAttatgatcttcatcttctttaagtTTCAATCACAACTCTACGCTAAAACTttaatataattgtattagtattGTATCGAGTATTGTTTTGAGTATTGATGTATGTACAAGTCAAATATAATAAAgattttagaaagaaagaaaataaaattcaaaatttacCCACAACTTGATTCTAGAGTAATATTTCTAATTTCGTCTGCATTGTATCAATAAGAAACAGAGATTTTAGGTGATTAGTAAGAAAGAGAGAAGTTGAATTTCAAAAGCTTTGGAAGAGGAAAAGAATCTGCAATTTTGGGGGATAACAATGGGTAAGCGAAATTTTGGATAATAGTGGATAAGCGAGATTTTCAATAACAGTGGGTAAGCGAGATTTCTTACTGTGGGTAAGAATAATTTTGGGTAACtgttaaaaaaagagaaaaatatttttgtaatccTTTGGAAATGGAAAGAATCTTAAATGTAGGAAGGATTATTGAAAATGAGGGTTGGGTGTCATGTAACTGATAGGCTAAATTTAAGGGGTCTTGAATTTCATCTTTTTTGTGATTTTGTATATAACTAGTAAATATAGATATACAAAGTAATTGACAATAAACCCAAATAAAGGTAATAAATAAATTTCTATTATAGTTTAGCTAGGTAAAAATCTCATTTGTAGCTAGTTTAAAGCTAAAGGAGTACAGCACAAAGCGTGTCTTATTTGGACCATGTAAATTATAAAATGTCTAGGTTCAAAATTTGACATCCGAAACCTTCAAATTCTGAATCCGCATCTAAACGTACCATGTTGAAATTCTTCGTAACGGGGAAAACTAGTTTGTAGCTTTCTTACGTACCCAAAATGAATAATTCAGACAGGGTATGTGTGCTATACTCTTCAGTAAACTTTTCGAAATAAATTTGATTATTTGACTCAGTAAATTTTTATTACTGAATAGTTAAATTGGAACATAATCTAAAGGACTCCAAAAATACTATCTTTAAGGTTTCTAAATTGGCTCTTGGAGAGAAATGAATGCTCGGGGTGCTTGTTTGACTGCATTTTTGTATATAAAATAATATGTTTATGCATTGCAGAAACATATTATTTGCGGTAAGGTTCAATCTCTAAGGTTTTTAGCATTAAACACATATATTTTTAAAGCGTTGTGTTCATACTATTTGCTATAATCTTTTACAATTTtactaatttttatatatatatttatcttgcacgtcaaaaattatgggttcaattgaactcgTAATGTTATATCCGCTTCTCATGTGGTGTACCTACCCTCTCACGAATATTCACACATGACTAATAATATACATGTAGGGTCCATAAAAAATTTCACCAACAGGTCAATAAAAGTAAAATCCAAGATTACTTTAGCCATCTTTATATCAATATAAGGTTTATTAGGACATGGACCTAACTCTACTAGAGCAATAGTAAAGGCTTTAATGAAGTACACTATTTCAATGAAATTATGTTGCATTATTAATTCCAATTTTGCTGCAGTCACTTCCCATCCAGACATTTGTGTTTCCTTCTAAGACCTGTCATTCAGTATGGTACATCAAAACCTTCGACGTATCAAACAACCAAGCCAATGGACTGTCATTTTTTACGGGCGGATCCAGAATTAAAATTTAATAAGTTTAACTTTTAAGATTTTTGGCATCGACTCATTATAACAATTGAGATCTAATATTTGTTATATTAAATTAATATTAGTAGCTTTTCGTACACACACACGATGAACCTATAACCAAAAAGCTATATCCGGCTCTATCATTCTCACAATTTATGTTTTTCAACTTAAGAGCACTTTTGATTTGattaaaattataaatttatatatttaatattttgtgtaatcCCTGAAATATCTTTcctaaaatataaatttatatatttaatatTTAAGAGCATTTTGATCATTTTAATAGAAAGAATTCTTTCATTCAAGCATGTTTATTTAATATGCTTTTCAACGCTTAATTCATGCCTATCTATTTCCAATCAATTAAGCCAAACTAGCTCTAAAATTGATGTAATTGTGGATAGAGAATGACCTCACAAGAAAAA
Proteins encoded:
- the LOC104246148 gene encoding cyclin-dependent protein kinase inhibitor SMR4-like, which codes for MEGVDSDCEVVEEGCMTPRRDTCRIMVNSLCPPPPPKKKRVYVKQQRPPPKEGYFHPPDLELFFAIVRREACA